The following proteins are encoded in a genomic region of Hippopotamus amphibius kiboko isolate mHipAmp2 chromosome 8, mHipAmp2.hap2, whole genome shotgun sequence:
- the B3GALT1 gene encoding beta-1,3-galactosyltransferase 1, with protein sequence MASKVSCLYVLTVVCWASALWYLSVTRPTSSYTGSKPFSHLTVARKNFTFGNIRTRPINPHSFEFLINEPNKCEKNIPFLVILISTTHKEFDARQAIRETWGDENNFKGIRIATLFLLGKNADPVLNQMVEQESQIFHDIIVEDFIDSYHNLTLKTLMGMRWVATFCAKAKYVMKTDSDIFVNMDNLIYKLLKPSTKPRRRYFTGYVINGGPIRDVRSKWYMPRDLYPDSNYPPFCSGTGYIFSADVAELIYKTSLHTRLLHLEDVYVGLCLRKLGIHPFQNSGFNHWKMAYSLCRYRRVITVHQISPEEMHRIWNDMSSKKHLRC encoded by the coding sequence ATGGCTTCAAAGGTCTCCTGCTTATACGTTTTGACAGTCGTGTGCTGGGCCAGCGCTCTCTGGTACTTGAGCGTAACTCGCCCTACTTCTTCCTACACGGGCTCCAAGCCGTTCAGCCATCTAACAGTTGCCAGGAAAAACTTCACCTTTGGCAACATAAGAACTCGACCTATAAACCCCCATTCTTTTGAATTTCTTATAAATGAGCCCAACAAATGTGAGAAGAACATTCCCTTCCTGGTGATTCTCATCAGCACCACCCATAAAGAATTCGACGCCCGCCAGGCGATCCGAGAGACCTGGGGGGATGAGAACAATTTTAAAGGCATCAGGATAGCCACCCTCTTCCTCCTGGGCAAGAACGCCGATCCCGTTCTCAACCAGATGGTGGAGCAAGAGAGCCAGATCTTTCACGACATCATCGTGGAGGACTTCATCGATTCCTACCACAACCTCACCCTCAAAACCTTAATGGGCATGAGGTGGGTGGCCACTTTTTGTGCAAAAGCCAAGTATGTCATGAAAACAGACAGCGACATTTTCGTCAACATGGACAACCTTATTTATAAACTACTAAAACCCTCCACCAAGCCGAGAAGAAGGTATTTTACCGGCTACGTCATCAATGGAGGGCCAATCCGAGATGTCCGCAGTAAGTGGTACATGCCCAGGGATTTGTACCCTGACAGTAACTACCCGCCCTTCTGCTCGGGGACTGGCTATATCTTTTCAGCTGATGTGGCTGAGCTCATTTACAAGACCTCACTCCACACCAGGCTGCTTCACTTGGAGGATGTATACGTGGGACTGTGTCTTCGGAAGCTGGGCATCCATCCTTTCCAGAACAGTGGCTTCAATCACTGGAAAATGGCCTACAGTTTGTGTAGGTATCGCCGCGTTATCACGGTGCATCAGATCTCTCCAGAAGAAATGCACAGAATCTGGAATGACATGTCAAGCAAGAAACATCTCAGATGTTAG